The genomic segment GAATGATCAGGCCAATTATGGATGACTTAAGCTTCTAAATCGCATCTGTGCATACATTTTAGAGGCCCTCTGTTGTGATTGGAGCATTGCCCActccttcatttttatttcattgtctcagttttaatgaaatgGCTGCGTCTCAAATGCCATTTCGTTGACAAATTTTGGGTGAATTTATGCTGTACATCATCCTGTCActgaggtctgtgtgtgtgtgtgtgcgtctgtgtgtgtgtgtgtgtagatgccCAAGTTGATGGGTATGTTCAAGATGATGAGGCAGGCATGCTTATTTGGTATGGATGAGCCGGGCGATGCTAATGGGCAGCTCCAGAGCAAAATGCCtcctttgtgtcactgagatttAATGAGTCTGTGATGGGCAGTGTTGTGTGCCTGCCCTCAGATTTCCATGTCGATGCAGACACTCATCAACACAGACAGGCTATTGTTTGATGAagtgaggtttgtgtgtgtgcgcttgtattAGGATATAATATGTGATGCTTCATGTTTTAcagcacaaaacaacacaaagaagcagaatgtgaatgaattacttatatacatttcaaatgataaattgCTCTCGATTGAGGTCTTAGCTAAAATTATAATATTGAGTGGGAATAATGAGGCATGCATGCAAATTACCCTATTTGCATGATTAATGACCACAGTTTTAGGGCATCCTTGCAATTTATTgagaaaaacaatcaaaataagTGTAGTTTTTTGTAGTATTAGATTGTTGCCTGTTCTAACAAATGTTCTGTATTAATCTGGTGATTCTCTTAATTAATACATTCAGATATACAAAGATGAAGAATTATTTgagttctcaaatgtcaaattcaGTGAAATAAACAGTACTTAAGCAGTTAATTATTGTTTCTATTTAAGCTGTTTATCATAgtcaaatgaacatttttacttttcatttcatttttaaagtaTTGATCTGATGATTGCATTTGTTCACCATTCACAGCAAAGTGAAATGTAACGTTTTCTACACAGAGGCTAATAGTCCACTGCTCCTAAtcttgtttgttgtgttctaAGTATAGCCGCGCTGTGCAGCATCACACTCTGTCCAGCACCGTGACCTTTCTCTACCTCTGACTCGTTTCTTGTCTCCTTCCTAGTGGCTACCATGACAACAGAGGCAAGTGCAGTGAGTGAGGCAGACACTGAGGGCAAGCAGAAGGCCAGTGGAACAGAGCCAGAACCTGAACCAGAGAACAAGCAGAAGCCAGAGGCAGCAGCTTCCGAACCAGAGGAGGAGCAATCGAGCAGCAAGAAGGCCCAAGAGCAGGGCTCTGAGCCTGGGCCTGCTGACAGCGCCACGTCCCCTGAGGAAGAACAGCTGAAGCCTCGTACCCGGACCTCTGCTGGAAAAGGCCTGTCTCGCCTCTTCTCGTCTATCCTCAAACGGCGCTCGCAGTGCTCCGAGGGAGAAGGGTTTGAGGCAGAGAAATCTAAGGAGGAAAAGACTGATAAAGAGGAAAAAGCTGACACGGcaaaggaggagaaggtggaAGAGGTGAAAAGTGAAGAGGAGGCTAAAGCAGGGGAGGAAAAGCCTGAGGTGAAAGAAGTGAAtaagaaggaggaaaaggaacaaaaagaggagaaaaaggaggTGGAAAAAGTTGAGAAGAAGggcagtaaaaagaaaaagaaagaggccaAGAAGATAGTGGAGGAAAAGAATGAGGAGAAAGTAAAAAATGATGAGGTAACAACTGAAGAGAAACATGTGAAAAAAGAGGAGCAGACAAAGGAGAAAACACAGAACAGCCCCGAGAAAAGTGAGGGGAAATCTGAAactaaagaagaaaagaagcagaCTGGTGAAGGTAAAGAAAAGGAGGCAGCTGTcggaaagaaagaggaggaaagaattGACAAGAaggtgacaaagaaaaaagaaaaggaagaaaaggtaaagaagaaggaagagggaAAAGCCAAGCGGAAAGcggaagaggaagaaagggcaaagaagagagaggaagagaaagcaaagaagaaagaagaagaaaaggcgAGAGAGGCTGAAaaggcaaagaagaagaaggaggaggaaaaagccaaaaagaaagaggaggaaaaagtgaaggaggagaagacaaagaagaaggaagaggagaaaccAAAAGAGGAATCAAAAAGGGAAGACGAGGAGGTGACAGAAGaggcaaagaaaaaagaggagaaacaggaggaggaagaaaaagaggaaagggaggaggaaaagccaacgaaagaagaagaaaaggggaagaaaaaagagaaggggAAGAACAAAGGAAAGAAGGAGGGGAAAGAACCAAGTGAGGAACAGGTGAAGGCCCCAATTGCTGCTCCAGAACCTGAGCTCAAAACGGAGCCGGATATTGAACAGGCTCCCGATCAGCACTCGATAAGCAGCGCAGAGACACAGGTGAGTGTGACTCAGACAGATATGACTCTTCACTGAAGAGAAtatgattgtgtgttttctaaagATACACTGAAGAAACAGAGCTTTCTTTACACATACTGCCGACTTGATTGCATTAGACgaacacacattttcttaagAAGTGCTTGGTTGTGCAGCTTTGTCTAAACTGATTCATGCTGCTTTGAATGGCAGTATGGTGCTGTATATGCACATTACATTGCTGTCATTAGTGTTATTAAATAGCACATTTTCATATCACACTGTCATTTTCATCTGCATTTATCCTGTGTTGACCTGTGTTTTCAGCCAGTTCAAgaggaacaaaaggaaaaggctGCGATAAAGGTGGAACCCGAAGTCGTGGAAGAAGTGAAGGAGGACAACgcagaagaaaaggaggaagaacCAGCAGTGCAGGAGAAGGAAGATAAgggtgaggaaaagaagaagaaggaggaaccactgaaagaaaagaaaacggagaagaagagagaggaggctAAAGTCTCCAAACGCCAGAAAACCATGCAGTGCAAAGTCACCTTACTGGACGACACTCAGTTTGAGTGTGAGCTTGATGTAAGAGACCTTCTTACTTGTAATATGTTCTCAAGTGTCTCTGTGGGTAATGGCTCTCTTTAAATGTTGGAATGACTAAAGATTATCTTACTCCctctgtgtctgcctgtgtctcTCTATTGTTTAGAAACATGCTAAAGGTCAGGAACTTTTGACAAAGGTGTGTGACCACATCAACCTGGTGGAGAAAGACTACTTTGGCCTGGCTAACTGGGAAACACCAACCAGTAAGGTaggctgtgtttttgtctctcttgTAGTTGTCTGTTGCACAGATACTGATCAGAAACTGGTTGTGAGCAGTGGGTTTATTCTGGTCCTTGATTTTCTGCAGACATGGTTGGAACCCACAAAAGAGATCCGAAAACATGTACCAGGTGCTGTGTATGAGTTCACGTTCAGCGTGAAGTTCTACCCTCCTGATCCAGCACAGCTTACGGAAGACCTTACCAGGTGAGTGAGTCTATATTTAAAGgaatatctttttttgtgtgaatttgtgtcTATTTAGGAGATGAATGAGAAGATGGGTACTACTCTTAAGTATGTCAGGCACTGTTCAGACCCCTGGGAACTCTGTGATTTTCATCTCAATTTAGTCTGTCCACGCTGGTATTACAAGGGATCAAATAGGATTTGTGTGTTGAGATGCAACCAACCTGTGTGGCATACCCACATTTGTGATGTGGCTTTCAAACACAGATGCAGGAAAAACAGAGGTGCATCATCCTACATTTTCAAACAGTTGTCCTGTCAAGTAATGTAGAACTCTTTTAGTGATcaagaaaaactcaaacaacAAGAGAGTTGTGATTACAGCTGGTGTTGCTAGGTGTTCTTAATGTTATGAATGACGGAAAAGGCCATTAGAAATCTGATTTTGAAGAGTCAGCATTCAGAATGAAATGGATCTCTAGAAATCTGATTTGAATCTCATTCCAAACCACTTCCAAATGCCATTTGCATCTGATTTgagcaaaaaaaatccatagGGTTTTCTGTTCAGACTTTTTAAACACATCtagaaatatataaaatagGAATTTTATCTGGCAGTCTGAACAAGGTTTTAATTGAATGTAGCCCAGATGTCGTACCAGGTGGAAGTGCTTGTCTCGttctgtttaaatgtaaaaagaaaaatcagccTTGTTTGTTAATCTGTTTTAAAAGTGAACGGTAAACTAGTTCTAGTTTCCTGGAGATTTGTGTTCCTGCAACCTCTCAGTACAAAGTTGTATTCTctccataaaacacatttttgcgCCTCTCACATTTTTGTCAGGTATCTACTCTGTCTCCAGCTGAGGAAGGACATCATGCGCAGCATTCTTCCATGTTCCTTCGTCACACTATCCTTGCTGGGTTCCTACACGGTTCAGTCAGAGCTTGGGGAGTATGACCCGGAGCTCCATGGAGAAGACTATCTGAAGGATCTGAGCCTGGCCCCGGGACAAAGCAAAGAGCTGGAGGACAAAGTGATGGAGCTTCACCGCACATACAGGTAAACAAAAGTGATTCTTATGGCGAGTTTATGTCTCCTAACCATGTTTAACCAAGTACTGTACTTACACTGTTCGTCACATAATCCAGACAATGAAAGACATCTTTTAAAAGACGATGTTCTGTTTGCTAACTAGGTCAATGAGTCCTGCTCAGGCAGACATGTTGTTTCTTGAAAATGCCAAGAAACTCGCCATGTATGGAGTTGACCTGCACCAAGCCAAGGTAAGCTGTTTCTTCAACTATGTAATCTGCTTTTATATTAAGTCTTGATATGGGTCAATTAGTGGTGCAACCTTTTAGGTTAACAGTAAAATGTTGAAGTGCCCAGTTCAGTATACACTGACTTTCATCTTTGAAGTACATGTTTCTATTTTTGCATTACATGAGGAGATTTTAATTGCAAAATTAATGTCAGTCAGTTgcctttcagaaaaaaaacagatttcaaaCTCCCTGAACTCAAAGTGCAGACCTCATAGTGTGAGAAAGTCTGCCCCCTGGTGACCATTTACTGCAAATGCATTGTAGTAAAGTCTTTCCCtccgttttcttttttgtgcagGATCTGGACGGTGTTGACATTACACTGGGGGTTTGCGCTGGTGGTCTGATGGTTTACAAGGACAAGCTGAGGATCAACCGTTTCCCTTGGCCCAAAGTGCTCAAGATCTCTTACAAACGCAGCAGCTTCTTTATCAAAATCCGACCATCTGAGGTAAAATCTGGAATTACATTACTAACATTTCAAGTTGGAATGGTGTGATGATTCTGTTTCTACATTTTGCTCTACATAAACTATTGAacttatattatttatatgtacaatATTAGTTTTAAATTTATACTGACAGCCAGGATTTTACCTTTTAATGAGTAacctttaatctttaatctattcaaatcaaaacataatcTTTTATATGGCAGTTAATATGTTAATTCTTCTGAAAGTCTCAAACATCACATTCAACACTAACATTACCTTTTTTCACCCACAGCAAGAACAGTATGAAAGCACAATTGGCTTTAAACTGCCCAACTACAAAGCCTCAAAAAAGCTGTGGAAAGTTTGTGTTGAACACCATACCTTCTTCAGGTAAGAACAGGcaaattttgtttgaaaatgacatagaaagtaaaataaaaaaagtgaaacccAAGTAAGACAGAAGTGTCAGAAAAGGAGTGAGTTGAAGTAAGACTTGTTTGTCCCGACCCCTTCTTTGTTATATTTACTAAATGGCTATCTTTAGACccaaataaatatacatatgctTGTATaaagcatatactgtatgttcaacccaaataaaaaaatctcagATTTATTTACAACCCTGTGTTAACGTAAAGAACAGTGAATgcacaaacaaaagagaaaaaaaacttgtaaCCCATCTTTATTCACGTACTTCACAGATTTTTTTGTATGACTGTTTGAATTGATTTACCCTTCTGCTTTAAACTCATTCCACGTTTTAGCTTTggattactagaataggggtagtatttctgaaactgcaacgctaactccgcactttttagacccactcttagggggacaggacctcattcccagaatctaaacagtgtccgccatctttgctaacagttatgctaacaggaccaaagttactggtgggcacgtaacaaaaaaagaatgaagatatttctcgactcaggggaaactgagtttgggaagcacaatttttcaaaaatactacccctattctagtaatacacatctaaatgcaaatcagtgaagtatccTTTAAATTGTTAACTCCCCTGCTCCACCTCCCCatgacacaaaacatttttcaatctcaaaatcaaaacaaaacaaaatcttttcCTCAGGGTTTCAACAGTGGAACCCCCCTCGTCACGTCGCTTCCTGGGCTTGGGCTCCAAGTTCCGGTTCAGTGGCCGCACTCAGGCCCAGACCCGCCAGGCAAGCTCCATGATCGATCGCCCAGCCCCTCGCTTCACACGCTCTGCAAGCAAGAGGCTGTCCCGTAATCTAGATGGAGGTAAGTGTGCTAACAGTTCTGGTATTATTGTATCCCACATGTGTCTCTTCATAATAGACTTGTGTCACTATGTCAGCTGGAGATGACACTCTCCAGATTCTGCAGCAACACTCTGCATCAACCAGGTCTGAGACTGATGACTGGTGGTCAATGCTCTTGTCCGACAAACCTCAGCCTTCTCCTGAATTCCCAGGTACCTGTGCGGACATGCACCAGCACAGCATTTGTTTCATTCTTGCTCATCGCATCAGTTAACATGCCCGTCTTTTGGATCATTCGCTTACATGCTTGTAAATCATGCTAGAGTCATTACCTTGCAGCTTTGGCACAGACGGTTAAGTTGTCAGGTAggtaacattttctgacatgcaGATAACAACACCCACTCTGTACTTTCCCTGGCATGATCCCAGGGTAAATTTTGTCACTCGGCTCTAtcaaagtgggaaaaaaaagacatttcttcaCATGCTCAGCTGCACAGTGGCACTTCCAGTCTTGATGCTATTGTTCCTCTTTTGGGAATTGTCAAAATTGCTGCTTGTGTGTTGCACAACAATGACTTTCATATGCTTGTTTCGCTATGTTCACCATGACTCATTCATTGCTTCTCCAGAGGCTATAGAACACGCTAAAGTGAGAGAGGCATCTTTCGTTCAGCTTTACGTACTAATCCGTCAGATGGTCACTAACCTGCTTGGCACCTGGCTTGGTCTAAAACACACTTGAAGCACTGTGAAGTGCTCACAGTGGCCGTCAACCCTCCAGCAGAAAACATTACATAACTCCTGTCACGTGGTTATTTCTTCACAGCCAGTGGGGAATCCAGTCAGACTTTCTTTCAGTCCCGGGAAGAGCAAACTGGGCAGACAGTCACAGTAATCTGGCAGGACACTGGTCAGACTGGTTCTCAAACCACCacccagtcagtcagtcagccatCGGATGAGCTGCAGCAGTGGAGGAAAGAAGATGAGTGGTCTGACCTGCTGTATCGTCATCCTTCTTTTCCCTTTATCCCACCTTTTGAATTTGTCAAACAGCCAGGTATTAAATAACATTCGCCATTTATAATTGAATACTTTATCATCAGGAACACTAACTGACACATAAGATGCATCTGTCACAATACACATGCTGTATTATTTTTCACGGCTTTTGAGAAACCTCACATGAGGTGCAGGTTTGCATTTTGTATGGCTGTAGTGCTGAGTATTTCATCTTTGATTCCATCAGCCAAGCTCACCTTGACAAAAATGAGCTCAGTGGACAGGCTTTTGCAACCTGTGCTGAAAAATGACGATGACTGGTTCCTGTACTTTGACCGAATTCTCAGCCCGCCTTCACCTGAGTGGATTGAAAAACCATGTGAGTTCCTTTGTCCGACATTTGTGTGGAAGTGTGTTCTGCCagcatttattgatttttgagGAGAGTTTGGTTGTAGGCATATTTTACgcagtttggtttgttttacgGTTCATGGTTTTACTGTCGTTTCTGATCCCCCCCAGTCCCTCCCCTAGCTCAGTTGCAGCTCCAGGATCAGGAGGATGAGCAGGAGCCAACCAATCAGGAGGTCATTGAGAGGCTTCAGGGAACAGTGACCTTGGTAGACAAGATGATAGAGGCAGGTGTTTTGGAAAGGAGGCTGAGGGAAGTGAAGGATTTGGAGGAAAGGCTCCATGAAGTGGATGAGATTGCAGAGAGACTTCAAGAAGTAATAGAGCAAGAGTTGGGGAAGGAAGAAGTAGAACATCTaagagaagaagatggagattTACAGAAGGATCAACTAATACAAGTAGGAAGTAGTGAAAGAGTAGTGAAGACATCTGTGAGAAAGATGGAGATAAAcgaggaggatgaagtggatGAACTGGAAGAGCAAATAAAGCAGgtgtttttaaagggtttgttGCCCGAAGAAGAAGAGTCTCAGGTGAAGCAAGAGAAGGAAAAGGAAGTGACAGTTGAGACTCTGTCAGATGATAATGTGAGAGAGAAGCTAAGGCAGAAAGGAAAGGATTGGCAGGTTGAGGTGGAGGAGAAGTTTGATGTCAATGGCACCACGTTGATAGTGGCACAGCAGAAGGTGGTGCGTAGGACTATAAAGAGAGTGACTATTGTAGATGAGAGAAGGCAACAGCAAGAAGATGTAGAAGACCTGCAGGCGCAGTCCTCTGAGAttttagaaaaacaagaaatacgGCACAAGTCAGAATTGCAGGACGAGAGAACAGAGGGAGAGTTTACACAGAGACTGGAAGATAAAGATGTCTGGTTCATTCTCTTTGACTGCCTTCCATACAAAAGTGTTTTCAAACCACcaggtacagtatgtcatcATGCTAATAGTTTTAGACGGCTACTAATTGCTTTATTAATATCCATTCAGGAATGGTCAGACAGTGGCTGCAAAATGCTTTTTAGATTCAATAGAAATCTGAAGTTAGAAGGAGAAGTCCACAGAATGGCTTCcttgtcatttttattgtttcaatTTTCCTCGTGAATACAATTAACAATTATGAAATAACTGTCTGTGCTTGGTATACAATAGCTAATAGGGTTTTATTCAGGTGGATGTATTGTAGTGGAAGTGATAAAGTCCTTTTGCCAATAAAAGAAAGATTATCAACATATTAACCCACTATTTTTAGTGCTTGCGATAGCTGATTTTTGAGATGCTTGACTGCgcatttgctgtttttatattgtctTGCAAGTGAGAATTTAGGAGCTTTTTGTTACTGCATGTTTGGCACATATTCAAAGCTTCTGTGTCTTTACCCTCATCAATAGTAACCGTTTTGCAACATGCCCAAGTGGATAGAGATGAGGTCTTACAGGCTGAGATTACAGcagtcaaagaaaaaacagagattatggaagaggagagaaataTACAAGAAGAGGTGGCATGGCAAGCACCAGAGTTTTCACCACCACAGGCCATCACATACACAGATAACTGGTTTGTGTTGTTGGATATTACTCCCAGAGAAAGACCTTATGTGCCACCAGGTACTGTGAACATTCACCTGTACCTTTTATATTAACACCTTGTGTAGTGCTTGCCTCTTGtgttaaaacagattttattccCGTCAGTTGTTTGGACAGATCAAGACCAGGTGGATGCAgaaatgtttgtctctgtggttggaacaacaacaacaacagcagatcaGATTAGAGAAGTAGTCACTGAACAGACAAAGATAATTGAAGATGTACCAAGACAGCTACAAGAAATGCCACAAAAGCCAGTGACAGCCAGAAATGATGACTGGTTTGATGTGTTCCTGGACCTTATTCCAAGAGAGAGATCATATGTGCCACCAGGTACTGCTAAAATCTGCCTGcaccttttattttgtcttgtgTAGTGCTTGCCACTTGTGTTAAAGCAGTTTTTATTCCTGTCAGTTGTTTGGAAGGAAACAGACCAGGTAGAGGCAGAAAGTGCCTCTGTGGTGGGAACTGCTGCAGACAAGATTAGAGAAGCAGACATTGAAGAAAGACAGATAATAGCAGAGACACCAAGACAACTACAAGAAATTCGGCCAGTGACAGCCAGAGATGATGACTGGTTCGTGTTGCTGGACGTTGTTCCCAGAGAAACACCTTATGTACCACCAGGTACTGCTAAAACCTCCCTTGCACCTACCTTGTATTACACCTTGTATTGTGCTTGTCACTTATGCTAaagctgtttctgtttttatcagTTATCCCAAAGGCAAGTGACAAGGTGGTGGCAgaaatgtttgtctctgtggttgaaactgctgcctctgtgaTTAGAGAAGTAGTCGTTGAAGAGACGCCGATCATAGAGGATCATAGAAGGCAACTACAACCAATCACACAACCGCCAGTGACAGCCAGAGATGATGACTGGTTTGTGTTGCTGGATGTTGTTCCAAGAGAGAGGTCATATATTCCTCCAGGTATTGCTAAAATGAGCCACAACTGCTTCACAGCTTTGTCAAAGCAAGTGATTACCCTGAGCTTTGCAGATGCTGCTATTCTCAAATAAGTGTGCGCTGTCCATAGTGGGTGAGGGGTGATTTCTATGTCTTTTGTCGCAGTTGCTGTCGTGGAGCGTGTTCAAGTGTCGCCAAGAGAGCGGGGTTCTCTGACTGAAATAACAGCCATTGAGCAGAGGGATAAAAGAGTGGAAATTCTTGAAGAagacacagaaatgaaagaacAGTGGAGTGAGCAAACAGTGGCACTGCCACAggctgagagagagatagaCGACGACTGGTTTGTGCTGCTGGATGTGTCTATTAGAGAGACACGATTTGTGCCACCAGGTAACTGCAATCAACTTTCTCCCATTTTCCAGTGAGGACATGCTGTAGATGCTTATTTTATCACTTGTTTGGCTCAACTGTCTTACAGTGCTCTTTTATTCCTTGTCATTAGTTACTGTGGCAGAGTATGTTCAGGTTTATCCTGAAGAAAGCAGCATTTCTGCAGTGGAGTTGAAGAAGAAGGTTGTAGTGATAGACATActacagaaagaggaaaagaagctTCCCATACAAATTATTCCAGAGCTGAAAACTTCCCCACttgtgagggagagagacgaTGACTGGTTTCTGCTGCTGGATGTTGTTCCTAGAGAAATGTCATATGTGCCTCCAGgtacaaaattaaaaacatttttcatgcTTATCACACCAAGAGAGAAGTCAactgtgtgtcaaaatatcttgtttttaaaaacacaacgttTTGTCCACCTGTGGCTAACGCTTAAGTTTAAATCCTGTCTGTTTTCAGTTTCTGTGGCAGTGCCGCCCCAATTGTATCCACAGTTTGAACCTAAAATTGAAGTGCAAAGCACAGAGTGGAAATTGCAGCAGGTTGAAGTTTGGCAGATTAGACCACAGCCGGCCCTGCCAAAGCCAGAGAGAGATGACTGGTTTGTGCTATTTGATGCAGTTCGAGAAGAGCCAGTTATACCACCATCAGGTAGTCACTTCATATTTTTGAAAACGGTCAGAATTCACTCTGAACCAACATATTTCAAGACCTTTACTATGTTTGCTTCCCTCAAGTCTGAGCATCACTCAGTTCCATTGACTCTGTCTTGTCTGTGCTAGTTCCCCGTACTGAGATTATTCTGGACACGAAGAAGACACTTGAGGTTAAGGTGACGACCACAGAGACTAGAATGTGGAAAAAGACGGTAATTGGTGAGGACAGCAGACAAGATGAGACGCGTTTGTCTGAAATTAGGCCGATCCAAATGGCACCGCCATCAGAGAGAGAACAAGGAGACGATTGGTTTGTCTTGTTCGACAGCATCCGAGAAAAGCCTGTTGTTGTCCCACCAGGTAGCTGTCCCTAATTTTTCTAAAGGCTCTGCATACACTGTGCTGAAAGCTATTTAAAACGCTATTGTTTCTGCGTTAGCTGCTGATTGACCTTATTGTCCATGTTTTAGCTGCAACTCGGCGAAAGATTGAAGACAATTTGTTAATTTCTTCAAATGTGGCCTCTAGGAAATCAGGTACAACCTAAAGGATGTAATCCAGCTATACAAACAAATAGTTCTATGTTTCACACTATACACGATGATTCTTTGACATTTGATCTTCCCTCCTGATATGTGTACACactttttatgtttctgtgctAGTGGCTGTGGTTGAGAATATTTTCAGTGATTTGGGAACCACTAGAAGAAAGCTGGAAGATGATTGGTTTATTCTTCTGGATGTGGCTCCTAAGAAATCAGGTACAATCTAAAAGAcaaaactacatttatttactgtgtctGAACACAAGGCAGGGATTTAATTAGTCACTTAGCAGTTGTACTCAGAAAGGGAACAccattgttttcatcatttgtgttttttctttcctacAATAATACCtgattgtgtatttgtgtcagtCGCTGTCCGTGGGCATGTCCAGTTCCCTGAGCATGTCCAGTTCCCAGCAAAGGCCAGAGTTCCACCTGCTGTAGCCAAAACAAAGATCACCATTTCTGAGACAGGACCGCAGTTTGAGAAACGGATCCTGGACGAAAGACGCCCgctcataaatacatttgtcaCTGATGATTGGTTTGTTCTACTAGATGTTGACCTCAAACAGCCAGGTATTTGTTTCACATGGTTTGGTTTGTTAGTAGTTTAACAACTACTCACCCGTGGTTACGCTTTGTTTTTTGCATATTAACTCTTGCAGCCTgttcagaggacacacactgaCGTGTGCCTTTTGTTACTCAATGACCCCTCATCttggattattttgtgtattGAAGGAAATGCTTTCCTAATTGCAGCTTTTCACTGGTTCAACCTGAGTGAGCCTTTTAGCTCGTTGCAGCCTAACATTTTCCTTTGCATCCATCTTTGGATGAATTTGCGCTTTGGCTCTCATTCGCTCTGTGAATATTCGCTTCTGGCCCTCTTCAGGTGCCACTACATGCTTGTCCTTGTCCTATAAAATGGAGTCTATGAAGCATTTGAGGTACAGTATACCCCAGCACAATGTGTACTTGCTTGATCACATCAATGCTTAAGTGTGTAAGTATGCACTGTTGTGTGTTTAAAGCTGTTTCtatgtgcatgtatgtgctCAGGAGGATTTGATCATGTCCAATATTTATAGAATACaacggaaaaaaacaactaatgtgTTAAAACGCATTTCCCTTTGTTGCCATCTCCAGTGGTGACCACCCAGAGGGGTGCGCGTCCTGTCAGCGCTCCAGTCTTCTCCCAGGCTGCTTTGGCTGAGGCTGGCATCCCCATGGGGCCTTTCGACCAGCCGCAGACTTCCACCCCAATCAGGGCCAGCCGCTTGGAGGAGAGAAAGCTGGAGGTCACGGTTGAAGCTGTGGAACCCTCAAAAATCGAGGAAGG from the Solea senegalensis isolate Sse05_10M linkage group LG9, IFAPA_SoseM_1, whole genome shotgun sequence genome contains:
- the LOC122774503 gene encoding uncharacterized protein LOC122774503 isoform X12; protein product: MQCKVTLLDDTQFECELDKHAKGQELLTKVCDHINLVEKDYFGLANWETPTSKTWLEPTKEIRKHVPGAVYEFTFSVKFYPPDPAQLTEDLTRYLLCLQLRKDIMRSILPCSFVTLSLLGSYTVQSELGEYDPELHGEDYLKDLSLAPGQSKELEDKVMELHRTYRSMSPAQADMLFLENAKKLAMYGVDLHQAKDLDGVDITLGVCAGGLMVYKDKLRINRFPWPKVLKISYKRSSFFIKIRPSEQEQYESTIGFKLPNYKASKKLWKVCVEHHTFFRVSTVEPPSSRRFLGLGSKFRFSGRTQAQTRQASSMIDRPAPRFTRSASKRLSRNLDGAGDDTLQILQQHSASTRSETDDWWSMLLSDKPQPSPEFPASGESSQTFFQSREEQTGQTVTVIWQDTGQTGSQTTTQSVSQPSDELQQWRKEDEWSDLLYRHPSFPFIPPFEFVKQPAKLTLTKMSSVDRLLQPVLKNDDDWFLYFDRILSPPSPEWIEKPFPPLAQLQLQDQEDEQEPTNQEVIERLQGTVTLVDKMIEAGVLERRLREVKDLEERLHEVDEIAERLQEVIEQELGKEEVEHLREEDGDLQKDQLIQVGSSERVVKTSVRKMEINEEDEVDELEEQIKQVFLKGLLPEEEESQVKQEKEKEVTVETLSDDNVREKLRQKGKDWQVEVEEKFDVNGTTLIVAQQKVVRRTIKRVTIVDERRQQQEDVEDLQAQSSEILEKQEIRHKSELQDERTEGEFTQRLEDKDVWFILFDCLPYKSVFKPPVTVLQHAQVDRDEVLQAEITAVKEKTEIMEEERNIQEEVAWQAPEFSPPQAITYTDNWFVLLDITPRERPYVPPVVWTDQDQVDAEMFVSVVGTTTTTADQIREVVTEQTKIIEDVPRQLQEMPQKPVTARNDDWFDVFLDLIPRERSYVPPVVWKETDQVEAESASVVGTAADKIREADIEERQIIAETPRQLQEIRPVTARDDDWFVLLDVVPRETPYVPPVIPKASDKVVAEMFVSVVETAASVIREVVVEETPIIEDHRRQLQPITQPPVTARDDDWFVLLDVVPRERSYIPPVAVVERVQVSPRERGSLTEITAIEQRDKRVEILEEDTEMKEQWSEQTVALPQAEREIDDDWFVLLDVSIRETRFVPPVTVAEYVQVYPEESSISAVELKKKVVVIDILQKEEKKLPIQIIPELKTSPLVRERDDDWFLLLDVVPREMSYVPPVSVAVPPQLYPQFEPKIEVQSTEWKLQQVEVWQIRPQPALPKPERDDWFVLFDAVREEPVIPPSVPRTEIILDTKKTLEVKVTTTETRMWKKTVIGEDSRQDETRLSEIRPIQMAPPSEREQGDDWFVLFDSIREKPVVVPPAATRRKIEDNLLISSNVASRKSVAVVENIFSDLGTTRRKLEDDWFILLDVAPKKSVAVRGHVQFPEHVQFPAKARVPPAVAKTKITISETGPQFEKRILDERRPLINTFVTDDWFVLLDVDLKQPVVTTQRGARPVSAPVFSQAALAEAGIPMGPFDQPQTSTPIRASRLEERKLEVTVEAVEPSKIEEGAEVKPAVWRDSSLISTINGYIQHQSEVTSTEVVRMRKKRAKKIEGGSIYMRHSILMLEDYDKPQEELLRHHASISKLKKNFMEAVPEPRPSEWDKRLSTHSPFRTSGINGQPLTSADGFVIRLPRGPLLDFYSKRS